A single Vulcanisaeta distributa DSM 14429 DNA region contains:
- a CDS encoding Rossmann-like domain-containing protein: MRRFFSRQVAEKVLKLLGNDRIEVLDKCNCLNYTYVLIGTRLGEFLGIAYTPTEDLRAGEVGVVPKVEELPELVVNLDSLVRALGIALINAISHYLVMREGLRLSQGDLKSEILRFVKPPCTACFVGSITPVAEALRGKCSVYQLERRSDLRHDSYPDVDAPLIIPNCDILVITGSAMVNNTIDQLLTMRKDGAITVLSGPTAAAYPPILHGLGIDVIGSSLVKEPHSVIELLKLGAGYRLLDRRGLLFKYVSVRSTYNG; encoded by the coding sequence ATGCGGAGATTTTTTAGTAGGCAGGTTGCTGAGAAGGTTCTGAAGCTTCTCGGTAATGACCGCATTGAGGTCCTCGATAAGTGTAACTGTCTCAACTATACCTACGTGCTTATAGGCACAAGGCTTGGGGAGTTCCTTGGCATTGCCTATACGCCAACTGAGGATTTAAGGGCCGGCGAAGTTGGCGTAGTCCCTAAGGTTGAGGAACTTCCTGAACTTGTCGTTAACTTAGATTCATTAGTCAGGGCCCTAGGGATTGCGTTGATTAACGCCATATCCCATTACCTGGTTATGCGTGAGGGACTCAGGCTTTCTCAGGGCGATTTAAAGAGTGAAATTCTGAGGTTCGTTAAACCCCCATGCACGGCTTGTTTTGTCGGCAGTATTACACCGGTTGCAGAGGCGCTAAGGGGTAAGTGCAGTGTTTATCAGCTGGAGAGAAGGAGCGACCTGAGGCATGATAGCTACCCCGATGTTGATGCGCCGCTCATAATACCGAATTGCGATATACTCGTTATAACGGGCTCCGCCATGGTAAATAACACAATTGATCAATTACTAACCATGAGGAAGGATGGGGCGATCACCGTATTGAGCGGGCCCACGGCTGCCGCCTATCCCCCAATACTGCATGGATTGGGAATTGACGTCATCGGTAGTTCCTTGGTTAAGGAGCCTCACTCCGTCATTGAACTGCTTAAGCTTGGAGCCGGCTATAGGTTACTTGACAGAAGGGGTTTACTGTTTAAGTATGTGTCTGTGAGAAGTACTTATAATGGGTAG
- a CDS encoding amidohydrolase family protein codes for MIIDFHACPSVDLSLIRDRLSSIGVTRVVLQPIDALPLFHLLPNDFFRKLSSEDPHSALLWSKFILRLTSMWSPRMYDNVKLWYEAMHHDGFFVPFASINPSLGIKYVYEKLNELAGLNVRGIVVSPTLQLFDPINTRSFRAILEYVEKNNMLLIMHLDPCPYNVDICFKDLMPDILNELLERYSINLVLSALGISEGMAYPWLERIAKIMKRYDRVYIESTGISCILFSTLMGKSFVRSVGADRIIYGGGYPYLRLRQVVKNLNCIESSGLPKRDLESIFHDNAVYLLRNVDIDVENEEIENKVN; via the coding sequence ATGATAATTGATTTCCATGCATGTCCCTCTGTAGATTTATCCTTAATTAGGGATAGACTTTCATCAATAGGGGTTACGAGAGTTGTTTTACAGCCAATAGACGCATTGCCATTATTCCATTTGTTACCTAATGATTTCTTCAGGAAATTATCAAGTGAGGACCCACATTCAGCATTGCTCTGGAGTAAGTTTATCCTTAGGTTAACGAGTATGTGGTCGCCGAGAATGTACGATAATGTGAAGCTCTGGTACGAGGCGATGCATCATGATGGCTTTTTCGTACCATTCGCTAGTATTAATCCATCCCTCGGCATTAAGTATGTTTATGAAAAACTCAATGAGTTGGCAGGTCTCAACGTTAGGGGCATTGTCGTATCACCCACGCTTCAACTATTTGATCCAATAAATACGAGGTCTTTCAGGGCAATACTTGAATATGTTGAGAAAAACAACATGCTTCTTATAATGCACCTGGATCCCTGCCCATATAATGTAGATATATGCTTCAAGGATCTCATGCCCGACATTCTCAACGAGCTGCTTGAGAGATACAGCATCAACCTAGTCTTATCTGCCTTGGGTATTTCTGAGGGCATGGCATATCCATGGCTCGAGAGAATAGCCAAGATAATGAAGAGGTATGACAGGGTTTACATAGAGTCCACAGGCATTTCATGCATATTATTTAGTACATTAATGGGTAAGAGCTTCGTAAGGTCAGTGGGTGCTGATAGGATAATTTATGGCGGTGGTTACCCATACCTAAGGCTTAGGCAGGTAGTTAAGAACTTAAACTGTATTGAGTCATCGGGATTGCCTAAACGTGATTTAGAGTCAATATTCCACGACAATGCCGTTTACTTATTAAGAAATGTGGATATTGATGTTGAGAATGAGGAAATAGAAAATAAAGTTAATTGA
- a CDS encoding long-chain fatty acid--CoA ligase — MSIEEFVERASEFYDYPLTLTNLIKWGVDTFPEQEIVYAPPDAPKLRLTFTQVWDRVRRLATALEQLGVKPGDPKRLGTRVGALEWNSHRYLELYYAVPGLGAVLHTVNVRYSPEDIAYTINHAGDEILFVKDEFLPLLQAIIPKLKTVKKVVLMTDKPEPPQVKLPGVEVYNYEDLIRSSSPYDFKDFDERTVATLFYTSGTTGPPKGVFFTHRQLVLHAMAIAISTSAPPYELSVRDVVMPLVPMYHVHAWGGPHAMFLAGQKYVFTGRMDWGYILKTISEEKVTYVYGVPVILYLLLTHPDSPKYDLRGLKYGNGGSAMPEGLYKLARSRGIIVINGYGLSETAPVIAQALFKASTLNWPEDKKENYLMKGLRQIPLTFIRVVDEYGKDVPKDGKTIGEIVVRSPWLTPAYFKDPEKTRELWRGGWLHTGDVAVWDSDGHIWIMDRLKDVIKSGGEWIVSTKLEDIISTHPAVGEVAVIGVPHPKWGERPVAVVVPKPGQRVTEDDIKNYLMKFVEKGEIPKWWVPDKVIISEKELPKTSTAKADKKILRELYKNVLSA, encoded by the coding sequence ATGTCTATCGAGGAGTTCGTAGAGAGGGCTTCGGAGTTCTACGATTATCCGCTGACGTTAACGAACCTCATAAAATGGGGTGTTGACACGTTCCCTGAGCAGGAAATAGTCTATGCACCACCAGATGCGCCTAAGCTTAGGCTCACCTTCACACAGGTTTGGGATAGGGTTAGGAGACTCGCCACGGCGCTTGAGCAACTCGGTGTTAAGCCAGGTGATCCCAAGAGACTGGGTACTAGGGTTGGCGCGCTGGAGTGGAATTCACACAGATACCTAGAGCTTTATTACGCAGTTCCGGGGCTTGGCGCAGTACTACATACGGTTAATGTGAGGTACTCACCTGAGGATATAGCTTATACCATTAATCACGCCGGCGATGAGATACTATTTGTTAAGGACGAATTCCTACCACTACTTCAGGCAATAATTCCGAAACTTAAGACTGTTAAGAAGGTCGTTTTAATGACGGACAAGCCAGAGCCACCACAGGTAAAGCTTCCTGGAGTTGAGGTGTATAATTATGAGGACTTAATAAGGAGTTCGAGTCCATACGACTTTAAGGACTTTGATGAGAGGACTGTGGCCACGCTATTCTACACCTCAGGTACTACCGGGCCGCCAAAGGGGGTTTTCTTCACACATAGGCAGTTGGTTCTCCATGCCATGGCCATTGCCATATCAACGTCGGCGCCGCCCTACGAGCTTAGCGTCAGGGATGTAGTGATGCCGCTGGTGCCCATGTACCACGTACATGCATGGGGAGGCCCGCATGCCATGTTCCTTGCCGGTCAAAAGTACGTATTTACTGGACGTATGGATTGGGGCTACATACTGAAGACAATAAGTGAGGAGAAGGTTACTTACGTATATGGGGTCCCCGTTATACTATACTTACTACTCACTCACCCTGATTCACCAAAGTATGACCTTAGGGGTCTTAAGTATGGTAATGGTGGCTCTGCGATGCCTGAAGGGCTTTATAAATTGGCTAGGTCTAGGGGTATCATAGTCATTAATGGCTATGGCCTATCCGAAACAGCGCCTGTGATTGCCCAGGCCCTATTTAAGGCGTCAACGCTGAACTGGCCCGAGGATAAGAAGGAGAATTACCTAATGAAGGGGCTTAGGCAAATACCACTTACATTCATTAGGGTTGTTGATGAGTATGGTAAGGACGTGCCTAAGGATGGTAAGACCATCGGCGAGATCGTGGTTAGGTCACCCTGGCTAACGCCAGCCTACTTTAAGGATCCTGAAAAGACGAGGGAGTTATGGCGCGGTGGCTGGTTACACACGGGCGATGTAGCCGTCTGGGACTCTGATGGTCATATATGGATTATGGATAGACTTAAGGATGTTATTAAGAGTGGTGGTGAGTGGATTGTGAGTACGAAGTTAGAGGATATCATTAGTACTCACCCTGCCGTTGGTGAAGTTGCAGTGATCGGTGTTCCTCATCCGAAGTGGGGTGAGAGGCCCGTGGCTGTGGTTGTGCCAAAGCCCGGGCAAAGAGTCACAGAAGACGATATCAAGAACTACCTAATGAAATTTGTTGAAAAGGGCGAAATACCAAAGTGGTGGGTACCGGACAAGGTAATAATTAGTGAGAAGGAGTTACCAAAGACGAGCACTGCTAAGGCTGACAAGAAGATTCTTAGAGAGCTCTATAAGAACGTGCTTTCGGCATGA
- a CDS encoding ATP-binding protein: MSIDEFNPWWRGREHIYEDPDVVRWLNARIKWVPKEVNAVSLRPFSLNFIYGPRQVGKTTMIKLIIKNLLNEVKPEAIFYYSCDLLTDYEELIDILRRYLRIKEERGIETSYIFLDEVTYVNDWFRAIKYGIDRGLFKNDVITITGSTSIALRGNIETFPGRRGFGVDVTLLPLSFQSYIKALRPEISAEPGWYEEIRDLFEKYLVTGGFPLSINSYFNLGTITSDVYKSYIDWVIYDVKRVDKDERLLKEILSVLLEKAGSRISYNSIAKDLGISHRTVSEYINLLSRMFLITVLNYVDVNTGSKDYRKLMKIHFIDPFIYRVISLWTGVKVPDEPIIIEGVVASHLARISDVGYTTVGNREIDIITLSDFTGYEVKYGRGSERPGVRAGRMKRVITISKDVEDVDVTPAHIFLSRLNV, translated from the coding sequence ATGAGCATTGATGAATTTAACCCATGGTGGAGGGGTAGGGAGCATATCTATGAGGATCCTGATGTGGTTAGGTGGCTTAATGCCAGGATTAAGTGGGTACCTAAGGAGGTTAATGCTGTGTCTTTGAGACCGTTTTCCCTGAACTTCATCTATGGGCCCAGGCAAGTGGGTAAGACAACGATGATTAAGTTAATTATTAAGAACTTACTTAATGAGGTCAAGCCTGAGGCAATCTTCTATTATAGTTGTGACTTACTTACTGATTATGAGGAATTGATTGATATTTTAAGGAGATATCTTAGGATCAAGGAGGAGCGTGGTATTGAAACAAGTTATATATTCCTTGATGAGGTAACCTATGTAAATGATTGGTTCAGGGCTATTAAGTACGGCATAGACAGGGGATTGTTTAAGAATGATGTTATCACCATAACAGGTTCAACAAGCATTGCTCTAAGGGGTAATATAGAGACATTCCCTGGCAGGAGAGGGTTCGGCGTAGATGTTACGTTGCTTCCCCTTAGCTTTCAATCCTACATAAAGGCCCTAAGGCCAGAGATCAGCGCGGAGCCGGGCTGGTACGAGGAGATTAGAGACCTATTTGAGAAGTACCTGGTGACTGGCGGCTTTCCTCTATCAATAAATTCCTACTTTAATTTAGGTACAATAACAAGCGATGTTTATAAATCGTACATCGACTGGGTAATATATGATGTTAAGAGAGTTGATAAGGATGAGAGATTACTCAAGGAAATACTTTCGGTATTACTTGAAAAGGCTGGTTCACGAATAAGCTATAACTCGATAGCTAAGGATCTAGGAATCTCGCATAGGACCGTCTCGGAATACATCAATTTACTAAGTAGGATGTTTCTAATCACCGTACTTAACTACGTCGATGTCAATACAGGGAGTAAGGACTACAGGAAATTAATGAAGATACACTTCATAGACCCATTCATATATAGGGTAATTTCACTCTGGACCGGCGTTAAAGTACCTGATGAACCAATAATTATTGAGGGTGTGGTAGCGTCACACCTGGCTAGAATTAGTGATGTTGGTTACACCACGGTTGGTAATAGGGAAATTGACATTATCACGCTCAGCGACTTCACTGGTTATGAGGTGAAGTATGGGAGAGGAAGCGAACGCCCAGGTGTTAGGGCAGGTAGAATGAAGAGGGTAATAACAATATCGAAGGATGTGGAGGATGTTGATGTAACACCTGCTCACATATTTTTATCGAGGTTAAACGTATAG
- a CDS encoding 4-hydroxyphenylacetate 3-hydroxylase N-terminal domain-containing protein has protein sequence MPRSATDYINSVRDGRVVYYRGKRVDDITTHPIISIAVRHAADLFDVKDRLYDDPNYGRISRYFKVPKNTNDLLERHKLIYEDTLRFDGLFNIVQAIGSDALFSLMIIARKVDRKYGTNYYDRVMKYYEYVVKNDLAIAVAQTDVKGNRAKRPHEQEDRDMYLRVVEVRDDGIVVNGAKIHTTQGPVANEIIVLPYRAMVEGDRDYAVAFAVPANAKGLKFIVRPVLEYDGNPNAVNAASRFEVESLTIFDHVFVPWDRVFMFREWDLAGQLAWTFATYHRFTAISYRAATANLYLGAALYAARANGIENAPHVRDWLVQMIMYKEIMRMGAMAAALEPWIDEGIAIPNPIYTNVSKLYANAHFIDVVHGLIDIAGGLIATMPSHDDYANPEERQYISKYLRGAVDGDTRYKVMSLVRELGASHLVGYLLTAMIHAEGSEAASKIGMLREYNYKEAEELINKILSKIKL, from the coding sequence ATGCCCAGGTCAGCAACAGACTACATAAACTCCGTCAGAGATGGCAGGGTTGTTTATTACAGGGGTAAGAGGGTTGATGATATAACGACACACCCAATCATTAGTATAGCCGTTAGGCATGCGGCAGACCTATTCGATGTTAAGGATAGGCTTTATGATGACCCTAACTATGGTCGCATAAGTAGGTACTTCAAAGTTCCTAAGAATACCAATGACTTGCTTGAAAGACATAAGTTGATTTATGAGGATACCCTTAGATTTGATGGACTGTTCAATATAGTTCAGGCAATAGGTAGTGATGCTCTCTTCTCATTGATGATAATTGCCAGGAAGGTTGATAGGAAATACGGCACTAATTATTACGATAGGGTGATGAAGTATTATGAATACGTTGTTAAGAATGACCTGGCAATAGCAGTTGCCCAAACCGATGTCAAGGGTAATAGGGCTAAGAGACCTCATGAGCAGGAGGATAGGGATATGTACCTTAGGGTTGTTGAGGTCCGTGATGATGGCATTGTGGTTAATGGCGCGAAGATACACACTACGCAGGGACCTGTGGCTAATGAGATAATTGTGCTGCCGTATAGGGCAATGGTTGAGGGTGATAGGGATTACGCCGTCGCCTTCGCAGTACCTGCCAATGCAAAGGGTCTTAAGTTCATTGTCAGGCCCGTGCTTGAATATGACGGTAACCCAAACGCTGTTAATGCGGCAAGTAGGTTCGAGGTTGAGTCATTGACAATCTTCGACCACGTATTCGTACCCTGGGACAGGGTATTCATGTTCAGGGAGTGGGACTTGGCTGGGCAGTTGGCCTGGACCTTCGCAACTTACCATAGGTTCACGGCAATATCTTATAGAGCAGCCACGGCTAATTTATACCTAGGAGCCGCGCTTTACGCCGCCAGGGCTAATGGCATTGAGAACGCACCGCATGTCAGGGATTGGCTGGTCCAGATGATTATGTATAAGGAGATAATGAGGATGGGCGCCATGGCGGCGGCCCTGGAACCCTGGATTGACGAGGGAATAGCCATACCAAACCCAATCTACACAAACGTGAGTAAGCTATACGCTAATGCGCACTTCATAGATGTCGTGCATGGACTCATAGACATCGCAGGAGGTTTAATAGCCACAATGCCCTCACACGACGATTACGCAAATCCAGAGGAAAGGCAATACATTAGTAAGTACCTCAGGGGCGCGGTTGATGGTGATACTAGGTACAAAGTAATGAGCTTAGTCAGGGAACTGGGAGCAAGCCACTTAGTGGGCTATTTATTGACTGCCATGATACATGCAGAGGGCTCCGAAGCAGCGAGTAAGATAGGAATGCTGAGGGAATATAACTATAAGGAGGCTGAAGAATTGATAAATAAAATACTGAGTAAAATAAAACTTTAA
- a CDS encoding APC family permease has product MNNHVNNNLRNSASEVGLRRVLGFWDVFFASLGGQSPFLSDLTYASAVLAIAGLAGPVAIIIGSIIAFINGFVVARLSKRVTEAGGYYKYATKYLGGKSTGFFIGWNYLFYAIPYGAAYVVGASYLAQWILGIPWQINLPISLAVMTVLAYLGIRVSAKYAIFAGSLEMATLILISVVLLLIPHGILFNPFTYMGSISLSTFMVAVVYAIAIPTGYGTIAPLSGEVRRARETVSRAVETVIITGGALAALAVYSTAVAGLSYMNIHEFIRFLNEATGKGLSPVVIVLHHFLGVLLDPIVIFAMINDGILGALAYVLAASRTLYAMADDKQLPNALSLVNSRGNPVISVLISALALDIIALITTYLLGPFNAFLLLGFLSMLANLIVHLSANFALLRAATMKIKAVLYGVDTMRGLDKAVSVVAALITIFTATESMLGVKIAELIPYFVTLAIITAYLVIRALLVRGGLLGFRVHNYKIIK; this is encoded by the coding sequence ATGAACAATCACGTAAATAATAATTTACGTAACAGCGCAAGTGAAGTAGGTCTGCGTAGGGTATTGGGATTCTGGGACGTATTCTTCGCAAGCCTAGGTGGGCAATCACCATTCCTTAGTGACTTAACTTACGCCTCGGCAGTCCTTGCCATAGCCGGTCTGGCGGGTCCTGTAGCGATAATTATTGGGTCAATCATAGCGTTCATCAACGGCTTCGTAGTTGCGCGACTTAGTAAGAGGGTTACTGAGGCTGGTGGTTATTACAAATATGCTACGAAATACCTTGGCGGTAAGTCAACGGGATTCTTCATTGGTTGGAATTACCTATTTTATGCAATTCCCTATGGCGCTGCCTACGTGGTTGGCGCATCATACCTTGCCCAATGGATTTTAGGGATCCCTTGGCAAATTAATTTGCCCATATCCTTGGCAGTAATGACCGTACTGGCGTATTTAGGCATTAGGGTCTCGGCAAAGTACGCCATTTTTGCAGGCTCGCTTGAGATGGCAACCCTAATACTGATATCCGTAGTATTACTCCTGATCCCTCATGGAATCCTCTTCAACCCATTCACTTACATGGGTTCAATATCACTATCAACGTTTATGGTAGCTGTGGTTTATGCAATAGCTATTCCCACGGGCTATGGCACAATAGCACCATTAAGCGGTGAGGTTAGGAGAGCTAGAGAAACAGTTAGTCGAGCTGTGGAGACTGTCATAATTACTGGTGGTGCTTTAGCAGCATTGGCTGTTTACTCAACAGCGGTGGCTGGCTTATCGTACATGAATATTCATGAGTTCATTCGGTTCCTAAATGAAGCCACAGGTAAGGGCTTATCACCCGTCGTAATAGTACTGCATCACTTCCTCGGTGTGCTACTTGATCCAATAGTAATCTTTGCGATGATTAATGATGGTATACTTGGTGCTCTGGCTTACGTACTCGCGGCATCAAGGACTTTATACGCAATGGCTGATGATAAGCAACTACCAAACGCATTATCACTGGTTAATAGTAGGGGTAACCCGGTCATTTCAGTGCTGATCAGCGCACTGGCCCTTGACATAATCGCATTAATTACAACTTACTTACTCGGACCATTCAATGCCTTCTTACTCCTTGGTTTCCTATCAATGCTTGCAAACCTGATAGTCCACTTATCGGCAAATTTCGCCTTGCTTAGGGCTGCCACCATGAAGATAAAGGCCGTGCTTTACGGTGTCGACACCATGAGGGGGCTGGATAAGGCTGTGTCTGTGGTGGCGGCTTTAATAACGATATTTACGGCTACGGAGTCCATGCTTGGCGTAAAGATTGCCGAGTTGATACCATACTTCGTAACCCTTGCAATAATTACGGCATATTTAGTGATAAGGGCATTGTTGGTTCGAGGGGGGCTCCTTGGGTTTAGGGTCCATAATTACAAAATTATTAAGTAA
- a CDS encoding acyl-CoA dehydrogenase family protein gives MTDILDLFPQYAEELKLLRKTAREFAQRNFSPELAREYERKEEFPWDLYRKAGELGLLAPSIPTEYGGGGFTTYLADMVVTEELVRAEPTLGEAIMSGPFSSHLLYFFGTEEQKKKYLPPVYRGETTFFGAYTEPEHGTDITQLSTVAERKGDKFILRGVKTFITNAPTAKYGVVLAQTDPEKKHRGQTLFIIHTDWPGVQIRKLSGKMGQRASPVGEITLDNVEVPIDYVVGGEKGINQGFYWTLAYFNVSRLGPAAIALGIMLAAFDKALEYAQKRAQFGQPIINFQLIQEKLARMAMLIEVSRSMLYRAAYYVDSYIKFQIDPRAMAAITSAAKVFITDAANQVIDEAIQIHGGYGYFEEFDVERYWRDHRVTRIYEGTNEINLLTITDALRRGAWKP, from the coding sequence ATGACCGATATTCTGGATTTGTTCCCGCAATACGCAGAGGAATTGAAATTACTAAGAAAAACCGCGAGGGAATTCGCCCAGAGGAACTTCTCGCCTGAGCTTGCCAGGGAGTATGAGAGGAAGGAGGAGTTCCCATGGGACTTATATAGAAAGGCTGGCGAGCTGGGTTTGCTCGCTCCATCAATACCCACTGAATATGGTGGCGGTGGATTCACGACATACCTAGCGGATATGGTGGTTACTGAGGAACTTGTTAGGGCGGAGCCAACCCTCGGCGAGGCAATAATGTCAGGGCCCTTCAGCTCACATCTCCTTTACTTCTTTGGCACTGAGGAGCAGAAAAAGAAGTACCTACCGCCTGTTTATAGAGGTGAAACCACATTCTTTGGCGCATATACCGAACCTGAGCATGGTACTGACATAACACAGTTATCAACAGTCGCCGAAAGGAAAGGTGATAAGTTTATACTTAGGGGTGTGAAGACCTTCATAACAAATGCGCCAACGGCTAAGTACGGGGTAGTACTTGCACAGACAGACCCCGAGAAGAAGCATAGGGGTCAAACACTGTTCATAATACACACCGATTGGCCTGGCGTTCAAATAAGGAAGTTGAGTGGTAAGATGGGACAAAGGGCATCCCCTGTTGGAGAGATAACACTCGATAATGTGGAGGTACCCATTGATTACGTAGTCGGTGGTGAGAAAGGCATCAACCAAGGCTTCTACTGGACACTGGCTTACTTCAACGTATCCAGATTAGGACCCGCCGCAATAGCCCTAGGTATAATGCTGGCCGCGTTTGATAAGGCCCTTGAGTACGCCCAGAAGAGGGCCCAGTTTGGGCAACCAATAATTAACTTCCAGCTTATTCAGGAAAAGCTTGCCAGGATGGCTATGTTAATCGAGGTTTCAAGGAGCATGTTATATAGGGCTGCGTATTACGTTGATTCATACATAAAGTTCCAAATTGACCCTAGGGCCATGGCGGCGATAACCTCAGCAGCTAAGGTATTTATAACTGACGCCGCTAACCAGGTTATTGACGAGGCAATACAGATACATGGTGGTTATGGGTACTTCGAGGAGTTTGATGTGGAGAGGTACTGGAGGGATCATAGGGTCACGAGGATTTATGAAGGAACAAATGAAATAAACCTATTAACGATAACCGACGCATTAAGAAGAGGTGCGTGGAAGCCATAA
- a CDS encoding DUF6884 domain-containing protein, which produces MGRRVAVIINCSRRKSVNAEQVMKRLGRVPSFDIEHENEYRRLLSDLMRPALDMYDGPEFRVLRHFRECTDVFVLSARYGVISGDRWIIPYDAYLGSADESVLDKWMVYGNPDLNQLVSGRWDYVIIRLTKTYMRYFKKLIPNPCELGVEIHVITSRNNGINCNNAFYHYVRGLGDSQSVLRRLLIEVCPSISNYST; this is translated from the coding sequence ATGGGTAGGAGAGTTGCCGTCATTATTAATTGCAGCAGGAGGAAGTCAGTTAATGCTGAGCAGGTTATGAAGAGACTCGGTAGAGTGCCTAGTTTTGATATTGAGCATGAGAATGAATATAGGAGATTATTGAGTGATTTAATGAGACCTGCCCTGGACATGTATGATGGACCTGAGTTTAGGGTGCTTAGGCATTTCAGGGAATGCACTGATGTTTTTGTGCTTTCGGCTAGGTATGGTGTAATAAGTGGTGATAGGTGGATAATACCCTACGATGCTTACCTGGGCAGTGCCGATGAGTCCGTATTGGATAAATGGATGGTTTATGGTAATCCTGACCTGAACCAATTGGTAAGTGGTAGGTGGGATTACGTGATAATTAGATTGACGAAAACATATATGAGGTACTTCAAGAAACTAATACCTAATCCCTGTGAATTAGGAGTTGAAATTCACGTAATTACCAGTAGAAACAATGGCATTAATTGCAATAATGCGTTTTATCACTATGTTAGAGGGCTTGGTGATTCCCAGTCGGTATTAAGAAGATTATTGATTGAGGTTTGTCCTTCAATTTCTAATTATTCTACATAG
- a CDS encoding MFS transporter codes for MKRSIIVIIIMLARVIYSAYWFYLAPALPIISIEFKVNKALLGLVPFAFIVGAASFQIPAGIIASRLGNAKTAGLGLFAMAITGLLIPFSTNFYEVLILRLIAGIGAALFFSTGAAILSTAYPERVGTLLGIYNAAFGLGSGIGLAWGITYAFLGWRLSTLLLSAVGVPLALTVFFVQSGYIHSPRIRFSRDAVIIGIATSGFWGTYITAGNLLPTYAVGRGLPLYVSSLLTSIMLFSSIFGGLSGRIIDAIKNRVLLIVVLTIVGTVPLITIPTLNVAAIVIAGGLMGFTNELALTAAYALVARHENPTLSLATLNALNMIIGMWLSILFTETMVISYSLPWILMILISLALLPLLKLVSVT; via the coding sequence ATGAAGAGATCCATCATTGTAATTATCATAATGTTGGCTAGGGTAATATATAGTGCGTATTGGTTTTACCTGGCTCCAGCATTACCAATAATTAGTATTGAGTTTAAAGTCAATAAGGCATTACTTGGCTTAGTCCCATTCGCATTCATTGTTGGTGCCGCATCATTTCAAATACCGGCAGGCATTATAGCAAGCCGCCTGGGTAATGCTAAGACCGCCGGTCTTGGTTTATTCGCCATGGCAATTACGGGTTTATTAATACCCTTTAGCACCAACTTTTATGAGGTATTGATCCTTAGGTTAATCGCAGGTATCGGTGCTGCACTATTTTTCTCAACTGGTGCCGCAATACTATCGACCGCATATCCTGAGAGGGTTGGCACATTACTCGGTATTTATAACGCAGCCTTCGGCCTTGGCTCAGGGATAGGCTTAGCGTGGGGTATTACATACGCATTTCTTGGGTGGAGATTATCAACACTATTGCTCAGTGCTGTTGGTGTTCCATTAGCATTAACTGTATTCTTTGTTCAGAGTGGTTACATACATAGTCCGCGCATTAGGTTTAGCCGTGATGCGGTAATAATTGGCATAGCAACAAGTGGCTTCTGGGGCACGTACATAACGGCTGGTAATTTGTTACCTACGTACGCCGTTGGCAGGGGCTTGCCCCTTTACGTATCTTCGCTGTTGACGTCGATAATGCTCTTCTCGAGCATATTTGGAGGGCTTTCTGGGCGGATAATTGATGCCATTAAGAATAGGGTCCTATTAATAGTGGTGTTGACCATAGTGGGTACAGTACCGCTGATCACCATACCCACACTAAATGTGGCAGCCATAGTAATTGCCGGAGGTTTAATGGGCTTCACGAATGAGTTAGCATTAACTGCGGCATACGCGTTAGTTGCTAGACATGAGAATCCAACCCTCTCTCTAGCAACATTAAATGCCCTAAATATGATCATTGGTATGTGGCTTAGCATTCTGTTTACTGAGACAATGGTCATTTCGTACTCATTACCCTGGATATTAATGATACTAATATCCCTAGCACTCCTACCACTGCTCAAGCTAGTCAGCGTTACTTAA